The sequence CTGAGTTAACACAGGGTACACTGGGGGTCTACTATGATCTGGAACAACAGCTCTGCGCCATAACCGGGATGAAAGCCTTCACGCTGCAACCGGCCGCCGGATCACAAGGCGAGTTGGTGGGCGTTCTGCTCATGCGCAAGTACCATGAGTTGCGAGGTCATGGTCATAAGGATGTCATTCTCATACCGGATGCCGCTCATGGCACCAATCCAGCCTCAGTCGCCATGGCTGGTTATAAAGTTGTTGAGGTTAGCAGTAATGCCGACGGATTGGTTGATCTGGATGATTTTGAAGCGAAGATCAATGATCAGGTCGCCGGTTTTATGCTCACAAATCCAAACACACTTGGTCTATTCGAAGAAAATATCACTAAAATTTCCGCATTAATTCACGGGGTCGATGGTCTGATGTACATGGATGGCGCCAATATGAATGCTCTGCTGGGAATCGCCAGACCGGCTGACCTTGGTTTTGATATTACACACTTGAATTTGCACAAAACCTTTTCGACACCGCATGGTGGTGGTGGACCGGGTTCAGGTCCCATCGGTGTGAATGAAAAGCTGATGGATTATCTGCCCCACCCCCGGGTTGAAATAGTTGGCGGCAGTTATCAACTGAATTATGATTTTCCTGACAGCATAGGTCGCGTTCATGGTTTCTACGGTAATTTTGGGATTTTGATCAGGGCCTGGACCTATATCAGGATGCTGGGTCCTGATGGACTGAGAAATGTATCAAAAGCCGCCATCATTAATGCGAATTATCTGATGCATAAGTTGAAAGATGTCTTTGAATTGGCTTATGACTGCACTTGTATGCATGAATTCGTGCTTTCTGCTCAAGCGCAGAAAGAAAAAGGCGTCAATGCGCTCCAGATAGCAAAACGACTACTGGACTATGGATTTCATTCACCCACCATGTATTTCCCGCTCATCGTGAAAGAAGCGTTGATGATCGAACCTACTGAAAGCGAGAATAAAGAGACCCTGGATCGTTTTATTGAAGTCATGAAACAGATCGCGGTTGAAGTGGAACATGATCCGGAAATACTGCTCACAGCGCCCCACAATACACCAGTTGGCCGGGTTGATGAGACTTATGCCAATCGCAATTTGAATGTGCGCTGGTAATGCCTTTCCACTATATCAATGATCGTTTGCACTGCGATTCCGTTGATCTGGAAACAGTGGCAAAAGCCCACGATACTCCAAGCTATGTCTATTCGGAAGCAATTCTGCACCGCAATGCCTCAGTTCTGAAATCCTGTTTTATTGATCGTGGCTTTAAGGTCTCCTATGCCATGAAAGCCAATTCGAATCCTGTGATCATGCAGCTATTCAAAAGTTATGGTATTGGTGTCGATATTGTTTCAGGCGGTGAGCTGCAAATGGCTCGGTATGTGGGATTTCACGGGAGCGAGATCAATTACGCTGGTGTGGGGAAGACCACCTCTGAGATCGTTCTAGCTCTTGAAGCTGATATAGCTCACTTTAATGTAGAGAGTGAATTTGAGCTGGAACTATTGAATGCAAAGGCAGCCGAAAGCGCACAGACAGCATCAGTCCTGCTGCGTTTGAATCCGGATATTGATCCTCAGACTCATCCTCATATTTCCACAGGACTTAAAAATAATAAATTCGGCATGGGGCCAGAGCTGATCGCCACTATTCTGGCTCACCCGCAAAAATATCCCAATGTTGATTTTGCTGGACTGCATTGCCATATCGGTTCTCAGATCCTCAAACCCCAACCCTTCGATGACCTGATCGATTATCTGGCCCTCTATTCAAAAGAACTGAAAAATTCAGGGATAACGATAAGACATATTGATTTCGGGGGCGGTTTTGGCGTAAACTACTCCGAACCATTTGAAGATATTCTCACCACCACACCTTACCTGGAATCCTTTGCTGATAAGGCGATGGCCAAGTTGGGACAGTATCAACTTCACATCCAGCCCGGTCGGGTTCTCGTGGCGAACAGTGCGGTATTGCTGGCTCAGGTTCTGGGTTGCAAAGAAAATGGCGAGCACCAATTCATGGTGATTGATGGTGCGACAACTGACCTGATCCGTCCGGCTCTGTACAATGCCTACCACGGCTTTTATCCTCATCAGTTCCGGGCGAATTCCAAAGTGGGCGATGTTGTGGGACCGGTCTGTGAGAGTTCAGATGCACTGGTCAAAGATCGAGCATTACCTGATCTGGCCAGTGGCGAACTGGTCGCTATCGCTTCTGCTGGTGCCTACGCCAGTTCTATGGGGTCGACCTACAATTTACGACCGTTGAGTCCTGAAATATTGGTCAATGATAGAGGTGAGCTTAGGTTAATCCGACGTCGTCAAACCTTTGAGGAAATGATTGCTTTATATCGTGAAGATTGACGGAACCGACAGTATCAACGGACTTCATTTTGTTTTGAAGTGACAACCAATATAATTCATAAAAAAGG comes from Candidatus Neomarinimicrobiota bacterium and encodes:
- the lysA gene encoding diaminopimelate decarboxylase, producing the protein MPFHYINDRLHCDSVDLETVAKAHDTPSYVYSEAILHRNASVLKSCFIDRGFKVSYAMKANSNPVIMQLFKSYGIGVDIVSGGELQMARYVGFHGSEINYAGVGKTTSEIVLALEADIAHFNVESEFELELLNAKAAESAQTASVLLRLNPDIDPQTHPHISTGLKNNKFGMGPELIATILAHPQKYPNVDFAGLHCHIGSQILKPQPFDDLIDYLALYSKELKNSGITIRHIDFGGGFGVNYSEPFEDILTTTPYLESFADKAMAKLGQYQLHIQPGRVLVANSAVLLAQVLGCKENGEHQFMVIDGATTDLIRPALYNAYHGFYPHQFRANSKVGDVVGPVCESSDALVKDRALPDLASGELVAIASAGAYASSMGSTYNLRPLSPEILVNDRGELRLIRRRQTFEEMIALYRED
- the gcvPB gene encoding aminomethyl-transferring glycine dehydrogenase subunit GcvPB → MKTKLIIERSSPGQIGTSIPDLDVPELALDTLIPSKYLRSVAPNLPEVSEPEVVRHYVDLSTKNHHVDKDLYPLGSCTMKYNPKINDWTSSALAEIHPYQPPELTQGTLGVYYDLEQQLCAITGMKAFTLQPAAGSQGELVGVLLMRKYHELRGHGHKDVILIPDAAHGTNPASVAMAGYKVVEVSSNADGLVDLDDFEAKINDQVAGFMLTNPNTLGLFEENITKISALIHGVDGLMYMDGANMNALLGIARPADLGFDITHLNLHKTFSTPHGGGGPGSGPIGVNEKLMDYLPHPRVEIVGGSYQLNYDFPDSIGRVHGFYGNFGILIRAWTYIRMLGPDGLRNVSKAAIINANYLMHKLKDVFELAYDCTCMHEFVLSAQAQKEKGVNALQIAKRLLDYGFHSPTMYFPLIVKEALMIEPTESENKETLDRFIEVMKQIAVEVEHDPEILLTAPHNTPVGRVDETYANRNLNVRW